In Anas platyrhynchos isolate ZD024472 breed Pekin duck chromosome 22, IASCAAS_PekinDuck_T2T, whole genome shotgun sequence, the following proteins share a genomic window:
- the CPTP gene encoding ceramide-1-phosphate transfer protein — protein MAAAAGAFSLREVLSAFQAAVTERREVLLGPYLRGWRGLVRFLNSLGAIFSFISKDAVAKIQIMESYCGGERQEEYRTLQSMVAYELASGLVDIQRRSEHPDSGCRTLLRLHRALRWLQLFLEGLRTAQEDSKTSTICTDSYNASLAAYHPWVIRKAATVAFCALPSRNAFLEIMNVGTPEEAVVMLGDALPHISSVYGITEELYAQHKLLNLP, from the exons ATGGCGGCGGCCGCGGGCGCCTTCAGCTTGAGGGAGGTGCTGAGCGCCTTCCAGGCGGCCGTGACGGAgcgcagggaggtgctgctcgGACCCTACCTGCGAGGCTGGAGGGGGCTCGTCCG GTTCCTCAACAGCCTGGGCGCCATCTTCTCCTTCATCTCCAAGGACGCCGTGGCTAAAATACAGATCATGGAGAGCTACTGCGGCGGAGAGAGGCAGGAGGAGTACCGCACGCTGCAGTCCATGGTGGCTTACGAGCTGGCCAGCGGGCTGGTGGACATCCAGAGGCGGTCGGAGCATCCCGACTCGGGCTGCCGGACCCTGCTGCGCCTTCACCGGGCCCTGCGGTGGCTGCAGCTGTTCCTGGAAGGGCTGAGGACTGCCCAGGAGGACTCCAAGACGTCCACCATCTGCACGGACTCCTACAACGCCTCCCTGGCCGCCTACCACCCCTGGGTCATTCGCAAGGCCGCCACGGTGGCCTTCTGCGCGCTGCCCTCACGGAACGCCTTCCTGGAGATCATGAACGTGGGCACCCCCGAGGAAGCCGTCGTCATGCTGGGCGATGCCTTGCCCCACATCTCCAGCGTCTACGGGATCACCGAGGAGCTCTACGCCCAGCACAAGCTGCTCAACCTCCCTTGA